The sequence TAAAGACAGTAATTCCGGCACACTTCAACGTCCCGTGGCATCGCCCGCGCAGGCGCTGGCAATGAGCGAAGCGGGCGATACGATTTACCTGAGAGCCGGACGTTACTCGATCAATCATTTTTTGTGGGTTGATAAACCCGGCATCACCATCGCTTCTTATCCGAAAGAGCGCGCCACCCTCACAAGCGGCACCGAAGAAACCGATAGCAACGCCAACAACATTCTCATTCTGGTCGCCGACAATATTTCCATCCTTGATATAGACATCGAAGGCGGTTCGTATTACGGCATTAAAATCGACATTGACCGCGCGCAAACCACCAAAGGCGTCACCCTTCGCGGTTGTCGCATACGCAACACCGGACGCGATTGCATCAAAAGCTTTCGCGCCGATAAATTGCTCATTGAAAATTGTGAAATCGGCCCATCGGGCATACGCGACGCATCAAACGCCGAAGGCATTGATGCCATTGCTTCTGTCGGCATCACCATTCGCGGTTGTTACATACACGACACTGCGACCAACGGGCTTTATTTAAAAGGCGGAACCCGTGAAGGTTTGGTTGAGCGCAATCGCCTCGAACGCGCGGGACATGCAGGGATATTGCTTGGACAGGACACCGACGAAGCGGCGATGCGCGACGGCGCAAAGTATGAAGCCCTCAATTGCGTTGCGCGAAATAATATCATCAGTGACACGCGGGGAGCGGGCATCGGTTCTTATTCGGGAAGCCAGATTCGTTTTGAAAACAACACGCTTTACGATGTAGCGAAACAGATGCAGGCGGGTTTTTATGTTGTGACCAACAGCCGCGCGGTGATGGCTGAAAAAATTTCTTTCAAAAATAATATTGTGGTTGTCTTGAGCGAACGCCCGCTGGTGTTGATTAAAAATTTAGGCGACCCGCTCCTGTGTGATACGAACATCTGGTTCAGCCCCAGGCAAGCCAACAATTTTCATCGCGAAGTCGAACTTGCAGGCAAATTCGATAAATGGAGTTTTGCGGATTGGCAGCGCCAGTTGCGAATTGATGCGCACTCGTTTTTTGCTGACCCACTGCTTGACCCGGCAAGCCTGTTCAAACCGCGCGCCGGAAGCCCTGCATTTGACAGCGGCGAACAGTTGCCGGAAATCAAAACCGATTATAGAGGCAACCCCAGACCACAAGGTGCGGCTTTTGACATCGGCGCTTACGAAGTGGGCGGCAACCACGAATCTGCGACAACCGCTTTGCCCGAACGCAACCCTGACGTTCCCGATACCAACGCCGAAATCGAAGAAAAGGACGAAACATTTGTCTCAAGAAAAAAACAAATCCTTGTTATAGTTTTTTCGGTACTGTCCGGGATATTGATTGTTTTATGTATCTACTGGTTTCGCGCCAAAAACCGTGCTCCCAAAAATATCCGCATCTAGGTGAAGCCAACAGCAAAGTGATTGAGCAATGATACGAGTAGAGAGGATTAACACCGATACCGCATTTCAACAACTCGCGCCGATCTGGAATCAAATTCTGGAAGCGAGCGCGAGCAACACGCTGACCCTCACCTTTGAATGGCTCTCCTGCTGGTGGCAAACCTTTAAAGAAAATCGCGGGTTATACATTCTGCTGGCGCGTGATGGAGAAGCCATCATCGGCATTGCGCCACTGCTGAAACGCGCGGTTCAACACTTAGGTGTGCTTCCCTATCAACGCCTTGAATTCCTCGCTTCGGGCGAAGATGAAGCGGACGAAATTTGCTCGGACTATCTCGATTTCATCTGTGTGCGCGGACGCGAAACCGATGCTTTAACGGCGATAGTCACTTATCTCAATCAAAACAGCAGCGATTGGGATGAAATTCTGCTGACCGATATTTCCGGCGAATCAATCAACCTGCCAATCCTTGAAAAACTTTGCGAGCAATACCGGATGCCGGTGCAAACCGTAGGTGAAGCCATTGCCGTTTACCTGCCGCTCAATCAAAGTTGGGAATCCATTGTGCAAAATGTCGGCAGCCATTTTCGCAGGCGCATTCGTCAGGATCGTCAGGTCTTTTCGGATTTTGGCGGAGAGTTTCGCATCATTGACACAGGCGAAGGCTTTGCCGAAGGGTTTGCAACGCTCATCGAGTTGCATCAAAGTCGCTGGGAATCGAAAGCCGAGTCAGGGGTTTTTGCCAGTCCACGCTTTGTGGAATTTCATCAACGATTTGCTGAACAAGCAATTGAACAAGGTTGGCTGCGGTTATATGTCGCGCTTAAAAACGGTGAACCTTTTGCGGCAATTTATAACTTTTTTTACAACCGCAAAGTGTATTACTACCAAAGCGGCGTCAATATCGCAGCGAGCGGTTTACATAGCCCTGGCATTTTATTGCAGGGCTTGGCGATTGAAGACGCCATGCGAAGCGGGCTTTGGGAGTATGATTTTTTGAAAAGCCCGGAAGGCAGTTATAAATTCAAATGGCGACCTCAGACGCGCCCACTTCTGCAAGTGCGCCTTGCGCAATCGCAAGCCAAAGAGCGGGTTTACCGGGCAACGACAAAAATGCTGAATGGCTTAAAAAATTTCAAACGCGGTTTACGAAATAAGGCGGCTCTGTAATCGCGCGAAGTTTAGTTATGAGCAAACGAGAAGTAGCGGCAAAAATTTTAGATAACCCGTTGGTGCG comes from Acidobacteriota bacterium and encodes:
- a CDS encoding right-handed parallel beta-helix repeat-containing protein; protein product: MLPATQTIDTPLPKTWSLAFVNLRKLLLLFWAFIAFFFYLSASAQAKTIYVASNGKDSNSGTLQRPVASPAQALAMSEAGDTIYLRAGRYSINHFLWVDKPGITIASYPKERATLTSGTEETDSNANNILILVADNISILDIDIEGGSYYGIKIDIDRAQTTKGVTLRGCRIRNTGRDCIKSFRADKLLIENCEIGPSGIRDASNAEGIDAIASVGITIRGCYIHDTATNGLYLKGGTREGLVERNRLERAGHAGILLGQDTDEAAMRDGAKYEALNCVARNNIISDTRGAGIGSYSGSQIRFENNTLYDVAKQMQAGFYVVTNSRAVMAEKISFKNNIVVVLSERPLVLIKNLGDPLLCDTNIWFSPRQANNFHREVELAGKFDKWSFADWQRQLRIDAHSFFADPLLDPASLFKPRAGSPAFDSGEQLPEIKTDYRGNPRPQGAAFDIGAYEVGGNHESATTALPERNPDVPDTNAEIEEKDETFVSRKKQILVIVFSVLSGILIVLCIYWFRAKNRAPKNIRI
- a CDS encoding GNAT family N-acetyltransferase — translated: MIRVERINTDTAFQQLAPIWNQILEASASNTLTLTFEWLSCWWQTFKENRGLYILLARDGEAIIGIAPLLKRAVQHLGVLPYQRLEFLASGEDEADEICSDYLDFICVRGRETDALTAIVTYLNQNSSDWDEILLTDISGESINLPILEKLCEQYRMPVQTVGEAIAVYLPLNQSWESIVQNVGSHFRRRIRQDRQVFSDFGGEFRIIDTGEGFAEGFATLIELHQSRWESKAESGVFASPRFVEFHQRFAEQAIEQGWLRLYVALKNGEPFAAIYNFFYNRKVYYYQSGVNIAASGLHSPGILLQGLAIEDAMRSGLWEYDFLKSPEGSYKFKWRPQTRPLLQVRLAQSQAKERVYRATTKMLNGLKNFKRGLRNKAAL